In the Sorghum bicolor cultivar BTx623 chromosome 4, Sorghum_bicolor_NCBIv3, whole genome shotgun sequence genome, TTGGAGAGATGACAACATGAAATAATCAAAATAGACATATGTCCAATATGAAATTACATATGGCGGTGAGAAACATAGGAGGATGAAGCTAGCAACCTTTCAAACAAATCGACGACGGCGTACAAGCGTTGAAATGGATCGATCGTGGGAGATGAGAGCactaacaagcaagaacaatggaagaacaagcaagaacaaagcacctcgagctcgggcagggagaggaagaagggaggagggagatTCAATTTATAGCGGGGAGGGTTTAGCTCCGGTTAGTGCCAACGACCGGGACAAaagctttagtcccggttagtgtcacaaaccggggctaaaggtaggtctttagtcccggtttgtaACGcacaccgggactaaaggtccctctCCGACAGCGCCTGACACCAGAGCCGTTGGGGAGGGACCGTTAGTCCCGGTTGgctttaccaaccgggactaaagatctcTTTTGTTCCGGGCACCAAAAATGCCGGGACTAAAGCTCATTTGGCACATCGACGAAAGGTCTGTTGTCTCTAGTATAGATCTATAAACATAGAAATCTTTTGTTGTATCTGTGGTGGTTTAGAAAAATCTACCCGTATCTTTTTTATGTGCTCaataattacaatatatgttagAAAATAAACACattattatttttaaaattaaTTTGCTACGTTCACTATCTGTGACCGAAGCGATATACTATATTATTCAGCAGTGCCAACGTACAAATGAACAAATTAAAGCTACGTACATACGGAGTACTATACATTTATATTGGAGGACGTACTTTCATGTGGGTTTACATTTAGCcctctccaaaatttttatttgtgaCCAGAGGTGGAAAACTTTCCTGACCTTGACAAAAGCCTTTATCTGTCGCTGCCGCATGCCATAGCAGGCATCTTCCCTGCTTTTAGCTGATTGGCCGAACTTTTTACCacgtttttcttttatttttgtaacaaaGCACACAAATGTAGACAGTCACTCACGTCTCACACGCACACTATCGCCCTACCAACACAGGCACACGTACCTTACATCTACAAGCATATCTTAGTACGAACATAGGCACACGTATCTTACGTCTACAAGCAACTCCATTAGAGAGACTAATTAAACCGGTAGATCTTAATTAATATCGATGAAATCATCATATATATCTCATTATTAATTATTCAGCACGTCACCTAACATTAAATGAATAACACAGttttctttctgaataaatccaTAAAAATAGATCGATGGTCTCTCCAATAATCTAGAACTTGAACTTGGACACCCTGGTGAGTACTGAGTAATAATTCGCTTTTAATGTGTTTTTCAAAAATTATTACAAGCATCTTTATTTAACGAGTATTtgaactagctagctagctattaggccagtctcaatgcatattttatgagagtgtcatgcacattaaatagggtgccacataagcaaaactaATGACTTGACaggatcattaaatgaaggagtttcatcagatgagagaggagttttatcctcatgaaactcatatggctcggttacgtacctagtttatagtctcgtTAAttatgtcatgaaactatgcattgagactgaccttataAGCTATTGCAACCAAATTATTTTCTTCAAAGTTATGTTTAGAGATTGCATCATATCCAAATAAAACAATACTGCTAAGTAATAATAACCCGGGCAATGCAAGATTGTATTAgagcatcatatatatatattcaccaTGCATATAGGGAAATGGACAGTGTGCGTGggatcatgatgacatgatggaTACTATACtattcatgatgacatgatggaTACTATACTATTCAGTACTAGTAAAACACACATGCTTGAAAACGATGtgatctagtatatatatatatatatgttgcaaGTTGCTGATGAATATGCGACCGATACATGAAAAACAAATATTCCCGCGTTTATTTAGATTACAAATATATATAGCCAGCAGCCTATAGGCTTTAACCTTTTTTTTAGGAGAACCTATAGGCTTTAACAGAAAGCATGCAAATGAGTTGGACATGTAAAAGACCTCATCACTCATCAGTAGTGTGGAGAATGCCATAAAATTACAACCTTTTCTAGCCCCTAAAACAAGGTTAAGGAAAGGGCCGGGAGCTATACATTATTACACAAagacaaatttttttattttttttgcataAACTCTACGCTCTCTTTCTTGATGAATTTCTACTTACCATGCACATCCTTCATTACCCCCAAAATTCCGTTAAAAAAGTCACTGATCATATATACTCGATATGATCTATACTTCAGTAgtgagcatgcatgcatgtaactAATAATGCCGGCCGTGTAGCAATGCAGGATGCATGCAGCTAGCTGCCGAGATGCATGCATGCGCCGCCATGGCGGCAGCCACCATCTTTGTAGCGTAGCCTTGTACAGCATCAGCATGCTGCATGTAGACGATGTAGAGCTTCCTTGTTAGTATCTGAAGTAGGAGTCTCTCGAGTCGAAGCTCCAGAGAGAAGCGCTCGCGCCATGGATGCCGTCATCCATGTCCTCGTCTACCACAGCCGCCGCCGGTGGCGGCACCTGCAGGAAGTCGTACGCATTGCTGCCCCAGCCGGTAGGGGAGAAGAGCGGCGGCGGGTGCGCCATGACGGGCCGCCAGTCGATGCTCCCGTCGGCGCGCACGGGCGCCACCACCTCGGCCGCGCTGGTAGCGGCGCCACCACCAAGGACGACGCCGCCGCCCGCGTCGTGCGCCACGGAGTAGTAATAGTCCCACGGCGGCGCCGAGCCGCAGCCGCCACCgatgtcggcgtcggcgtccatGATGAGCGCCGCGGCCGCCTGCTGGGCCGTGACGGCGGCGCGGTTGGCGTGGGAGAGCGCGGCCGCCTGCACCTCCCGCGGGTCGCTGCTGCACCCTCCGGCccggcacggcggcggcgagtcCGGGAAGTTGAGGTCCGCGCCCGCGGCGCCCCGGCCGCGGAGGCAGACGAAGGCGGCGTCGAAGGCACGCGCGGCCTTGTCGGGGGCGTCGTAGGAGCCCAGCCAGATGCGCTCGCGGCTGTTGGGCAGCCGGATCTCCGACACCCACTTGCCCCACTTGCGCTTCCGCACGCCCTTGAacttcctgctgctgctgctgctgctgctgctgctcgcggCCTCCGTCTCCGGCGACGACGACATGGTGCCGCCGAACGCTGCAGGGGTGCAATAATGGCGCGAGCCGATCGaacgagctgctgctgctgccgacgCCTGCTAGTCGTCGTCCTACGTCGATGGATCACGGCGGGCATGGCATGGTGAATCTTGGTGGGCTCGGTGGCTCGGCTACTTATACGTCACCGAGCGAGGTCGCGCGCGGCGCGTTGACCCGAGATTCAACTCGAGAATGGCGCGTCGGACGGCGACGTGCCGTGGTGCCAGCCACATGGCAGGCGGTCCTGCAGGCCAGGCCGAGTTGGGAGCGCGTCCGCTAGCTGGGCCGGTGGGGCCCAACCCCGCTGttggtcttcttcttcttctaggCCTCGGTTGGGTTTGGGAGGATGATGAGAGGACGACGATGGTCTCTTGTCCTATTCGGAAATTCTCCTTCTTTCTCTGTTTTGTTTTATGCTCTTAACTACGCATGATTGAATGAGTGTGTTGCTGTCTTTCGTTTTAACAGGCCTACAATTTTCTGATGCACTGGTTGGTGCTCCGTCCATGTCTGGTTCTTGATATTAATTACTACACGCATCGACATCATTGCCACAGTATATATGTGAAagtctttttttttcccttccaTTTCTTCTTGAGAAACTTTTTTTTACTTTGACCATCAGCATCAAAACATGGAGAATAAGTTGGATTGGCAACATAAGGTTTATGTTACAGCATGTTCGTAGGGTTTCTGGTTTCTCTCATAATCTATAGAAATGTTTATTTGTGAACTAGAAACACTTTTGCAAAGTCATCCGGCTCGATCGTTGACTGGTTTCTGATGCTAAAGGGAGGATGTTAGTTAAAATGTGTAGGAAGTAAATCAGACAAACAACATTTATTTTTCTATATGCCTTTGGATAAAGTTTTGTATCTCTCTGCCACCTACAAACTTAAATCCAGTTAATGGCAGTATCTATAGTTTTTAATCTCTTTCACGCCATTATTGATAATGTTAATACTCTCGACTAATAGATATAAAAACAATTTGTTTTTCATCTCAATTATACACAAATTGATTTGCTCTCTTTTATGCTCCGCAACTGAGTACTTTTTTTTAGACCGCTCCACAACTGAGTACATGATGTGAATTATTGTACAAGTAAGTAATTTTGTAACTTTAGAAGAATCTATTCACTTGATATCTAGATCCTAGCAACCCTATTTCTGGAAAGGAACAAGAACTTGTTGTGGTATTTTGTAACGTGAGAACGCAAATGTACATGAATCGGCAACGTCAATGTTCTCAAAATGATGTTCATGAAACATGGACACGACTAGATAGGACTTTCAATAGGCTTATCCTCCATAACCACTGACAAATTCATTGTCGAGCAGCGGAACTAGCTAGCTAACCACGGAGCCTACATCACCCACACACTGAGCAACCCACGTAACCGAGACATAGCAACCTAGACCACCACATCGGAGATCCATCTCTACCACCTCCTTCCCCATAGAGCCACCCATTCTCTTATTGTTGACTACCTCTGCAAATTGAGGATGACTATATGAGCAATACTGACACCTCAATGTTCACATGCTTACTCAGCCAATTACTTTGGTATAGAAAAGATTACACTTTAACACCAAATGACATATATGAGAATCTTGTATTTTGGTGACAGATAAGATATTCGGGTTTATGCCAATGTCATGTAAGGAATCTTCTCTAAAAGAAATGGGAGGTCCGAATTTGTAGTACTAAATGTCGAAATATATTTTTGGGTCTTGAACTTTTCTTAGGGTATGTATCATCCTTTAGGTCTAAATGCGTGGCATGCGACTTAGATGGCACAATATGATAAGTTTGTATTTAGCAAGAAACTAAGGTTATGTTTGGATCTCTTAGCAGCTAAAATAAGTACTAGTGCATCGAAACAGACCTGCTAATAAACCCACTAATTATTAGATATGAGGTTGCTAACTATGAGGTGCATTAGTGGATTTAAAGTTGTTAATAGGTGCTAATAGTTCATATGCATCTTTAACTCACACTATCTAACCATATATTAGCAGGTGGATCACTACCCAAACATGCCATACTAGTGGTCTGCAACTCTGCATGCGTACAAACAACCTTTGCCACCGCATTGGTATGTCTATTCTTGCGTTCATGAAGTTGCGCCACTGTGGGGGTAAACCACCCCTCGTTTGTGGCGAGGATGCTCTGGCCGGAGGGATAGGGGAAGACCAACCCCAGGCAGCGTTGGTGCCGGGCGCGGTCGGTATTCAGCGCAGCGCTGCGTCCGTCGGCGGCGCGAATGACCATCGGCGAACTTTTCAATGCGATCCACCGGGATAGCAACCCGCAGGAAAAAGCACGGCAGGTCGGAGCCGCTGTTGCTTGCACTTTCCCACGCTGCGCTGCAGCGGCGATTCGCCATCTGTCCCTGCTCGTCTCGGCGACATCTCTTCCTATGCTGTGTCAGATGAGAGATGACCGGGGATCGCTTTTCCTTTTTGTGGCACTGTGGATCGTGGCAGGTCGGCTGGCTGGCAGCGAGAGGTAGACGCTGAATCGCTGATCGAGTCGAGTGAACGGCCAGCCGTATTCGCTGGTACTCCAAAAAGTACCCAAGCGCATATTACCAGCCACAAGGTTGGCAGTGCTAGACTAACACTGCCAACCTTGTGGTTGGCCTGTGCCAGGCAGGCGACGGTAGTGGTGGCTCTGGCTCACCGGCTCCACGGTCAATGCTGGTGGAACGACGGCTTGAACGCTGGATTGCGACACGAAACGCCCGCGGGTGTGGCCGGCTGCGTTGCGTGTGGTGATGGTGTGGCGCCGCGCGGCGCCCCTGGGCAAAACCAGTGCTGTGCGCACGCGTCAGGGTCAGCGTCTGCGTCTTATCCGCTTGGGCCGGCCGCGGGTGTAGACGGAGCTCTGAGCCTCTGACGGAGCCCACAGCACAGAACGGGCACGTGCCCGTGCAGGGAGGGAGTATGAACGGCAAGTGACAGAGTACAAAGTGAAGCCCTTTCATCGTGCGACCGAATTTCTGAATGCTCGCTTATTGTTGTTCCTCGGAGGGCAGTCAGACAAGACgaccaagaagaagaaaaaaaaaaacggaAAGCCGCGAGGAAACCTACAGTACTGGTAGGCCGCCAGGGAACCCCCATTCCCACAAAAAATGGCGATGCGCCGATGCAGCAACTGGGAGTTGTGGTTGTGGTACCACTGGCTGG is a window encoding:
- the LOC8082690 gene encoding dehydration-responsive element-binding protein 1I, whose amino-acid sequence is MSSSPETEAASSSSSSSSSRKFKGVRKRKWGKWVSEIRLPNSRERIWLGSYDAPDKAARAFDAAFVCLRGRGAAGADLNFPDSPPPCRAGGCSSDPREVQAAALSHANRAAVTAQQAAAALIMDADADIGGGCGSAPPWDYYYSVAHDAGGGVVLGGGAATSAAEVVAPVRADGSIDWRPVMAHPPPLFSPTGWGSNAYDFLQVPPPAAAVVDEDMDDGIHGASASLWSFDSRDSYFRY